A window of Oncorhynchus kisutch isolate 150728-3 linkage group LG10, Okis_V2, whole genome shotgun sequence contains these coding sequences:
- the LOC109898186 gene encoding 60S ribosomal protein L36 — protein MAIRYPMAVGLSKGHPVTKNVTAPKHARRRGRLTKHSKFVRDMIREVCGFAPYERRAMELLKVSKDKRALKFIKKRIGTHIRAKRKREELSNVLAAMRKAAAKKD, from the exons ATGGCTATCAGGTATCCTATGGCCGTGGGCCTTAGTAAAGGCCACCCTGTAACCAAGAATGTGACTGCACCGAAACATGCACGTAGGCGAGGG CGTCTGACCAAGCACAGCAAGTTCGTGCGTGACATGATCCGTGAGGTGTGCGGCTTCGCCCCCTACGAGAGACGCGCCATGGAGTTGCTGAAAGTTTCCAAGGACAAGCGTGCCCTCAAGTTCATCAAGAAGAGG ATTGGAACTCACATCCGCGccaagagaaagagggaagagctCAGCAACGTTCTGGCTGCCATGAGGAAAGCCGCTGCCAAGAAGGATTAG